One Phaseolus vulgaris cultivar G19833 chromosome 2, P. vulgaris v2.0, whole genome shotgun sequence DNA window includes the following coding sequences:
- the LOC137809864 gene encoding uncharacterized protein, translated as MFRSTSTRKSPARYEKLDKEYGGNGTSNEDFKRSTSLPSRAMASTFGEMNLQRNPTKKGSSKSKEKKIHPLLSFFDFRRKKKTTARPEFARYLEYVKEGGMWDINANKPVIYYK; from the coding sequence ATGTTTAGATCCACAAGCACTAGGAAAAGCCCTGCTAGGTATGAGAAACTAGATAAAGAATATGGTGGCAATGGAACTTCAAATGAGGACTTCAAGAGGAGCACAAGTTTGCCTTCTCGAGCTATGGCTTCAACCTTTGGAGAGATGAATCTACAGAGAAACCCCACTAAAAAGGGCAGTAGTAAATCTAAGGAGAAGAAGATTCACCCACTTCTCAGCTTCTTTGATTTTCGGAGGAAGAAGAAAACAACAGCAAGGCCTGAGTTTGCTAGGTATCTTGAGTATGTGAAGGAAGGAGGCATGTGGGATATCAATGCCAATAAACCTGTCATCTATTACAAATGA
- the LOC137810235 gene encoding auxilin-like protein 1: MAHSRQLNTKINNNATFSSSNNLYDDVYGGPPKFGVSTLSPRFEDYAEIFGSFHTGRSSSIPLLDLPAVHDAEAFFDPRSHSFNYTEVFGALDFELPSDNLFHCHTALDAASSEEAWSPAETDSFSEEFDQSIINQSILNGDLFHSVDGNVGSNILYHNKVNGTSNEHMSKGKTHLSQQHAVPGLGRVYDETTQLHRTDPSCQVADDIDLDIEFRAEKVKGNHPRAMAHLRNFTSGEQIFDSDLNLQNGGSKKDSHSGEMFITVSDINLRSMPSQVPPPSRPPPVLDVKKEDMWEFHSNSRPVASEETLGAGSPPFFDAEDHMNLSATASADAMKEAMLRVEAKLRSTKELKGRKKWDCETYLKSSYDAKVNEAKTCKDITRLSSLNDETTLGSYDWRHSKEKLYVTDDRQELKKASPETMDNLEGKRTANMFEEKNKMESRSSQESDRSTEVGTWKDESEFFELVGMGESGMVTQPTKQTKNLMQGTGTQKHGQKEREASNVQEKHKQVKATEENYQVEEYEIKYTATKEACEHDENIMKCEASNRQTANDVQLATGLRENQKKLREVEKQQQNVNRQHQSGKIEENRKTQREAFAIGQTEHEEKLKGSWKLENIDERSNVALESDSSEEKEVCKSENEMKLKLGKRIQMNKGLDEAHEIVEIEKSLKSSLDNEESDGAVIPAFRWDENGKQLKEHIELEANEIRLKEASEQRENKAYGKDQSTKKFEDVYDGHGEGNRLQESGDDKGIQKVMNQTPVQEQINRILNEAQKKKVTESTSSQTFCMEGSVPVSNENSHLEQSENMDKDVGGMEKVKGPNKALDGKERKDVGNMKNAKAPDETWEIECDEDLANQSASMHEEFIRKLKVSKESVADQTIAKMRAECKVGERQLKEVGVENQLDNKKFRAPKQMTAGDAEHSGTQSEKEEDTMTKVDYRSTEAAAETVVQETVNAQKTARWFHISQSTESKTKSINETSAIMKDTERMRRERESEKDHLRKMEEDGDRQTEREKEVEKAMLEAEREREREKDRMAVDRATLEARDKAYAEASEREERAAFERGTMEARYKALAEARERLEKACAEARDKSYIDKETTDARLKAERAAVERATAEAQDRAMEKLKNERTAFESRERLERSVSDNFCERQDSLSSDMPDPQFQNSSSSTGSRQPYSLYGAASFSERSEREGESAQRCRARLERHRRTAERAAKALAEKNMRDLLAQKEQAEKNRLSETLDAEVRRWSGGKEGNLRALLSTLQYILGPDSGWQSIPLTEVITSAAVKKAYRKATLCVHPDKLQQRGASIQHKYICEKVFDLLKEAWNKFNSEER, encoded by the exons aTGGCGCATTCTCGGCAACTCAACACCAAGATCAACAACAATGCCACCTTCTCCTCCAGTAACAACCTATACGACGACGTTTACGGTGGTCCTCCGAAGTTCGGCGTTTCAACCCTCTCCCCTCGTTTCGAAGATTACGCTGAGATTTTCGGAAGCTTCCACACCGGACGATCCTCCTCCATTCCGCTCCTCGATCTTCCCGCCGTCCACGACGCCGAGGCATTCTTCGATCCCCGAAGCCACTCTTTCAACTACACCGAAGTTTTCGGAGCCTTGGATTTTGAGCTTCCGTCCGACAACTTGTTTCACTGCCACACTGCTCTCGACGCTGCCTCCTCCGAAGAAGCCTG GAGTCCTGCAGAAACTGATTCATTTTCTGAAGAGTTTGATCAATCTATAATTAACCAAAGCATTTTGAATGGAGATCTTTTCCACTCTGTTGATGGTAATGTGGGATCGAACATTTTGTATCATAATAAGGTCAATGGTACAAGCAATGAACATATGTCAAAGGGGAAAACTCACTTGAGTCAGCAGCATGCTGTACCTGGTTTGGGACGAGTATACGATGAAACTACACAATTGCATCGAACTGATCCATCCTGTCAGGTTGCTGATGATATTGATCTTGATATAGAATTTCGTGCGGAGAAAGTGAAGGGAAACCACCCAAGGGCAATGGCACATCTCCGCAATTTTACCTCTGGGGAACAGATTTTTGACAGTGATCTAAATCTTCAAAATGGAGGAAGCAAAAAGGATTCTCATTCAGGTGAGATGTTCATAACTGTGTCTGACATCAACCTACGAAGTATGCCCTCTCAAGTGCCTCCCCCATCTCGCCCACCTCCTGTGCTGGATGTAAAAAAGGAGGACATGTGGGAATTTCATTCAAACAGCAGGCCGGTTGCTTCTGAAGAGACACTTGGTGCTGGTTCACCACCTTTCTTTGATGCGGAGGATCATATGAATTTGTCTGCTACCGCCTCTGCTGATGCTATGAAAGAAGCAATGCTTAGAGTAGAAGCAAAACTTAGGAGTACCAAAGAATTAAAAGGGAGAAAGAAATGGGATTGTGAAACCTATTTAAAGTCTAGTTATGATGCAAAAGTTAATGAAGCAAAGACGTGTAAGGATATCACTAGATTAAGTAGCTTGAATGATGAGACAACGCTGGGAAGTTATGACTGGAGacattcaaaagaaaaattgtaTGTCACAGATGACAGGCAGGAACTTAAGAAAGCTTCCCCAGAAACTATGGACAATTTAGAAGGGAAAAGAACTGCAAACATGTTTGAGGAAAAGAACAAGATGGAGTCCAGGTCATCTCAAGAATCCGATAGAAGTACTGAAGTTGGAACATGGAAAGACGAATCTGAATTTTTTGAATTGGTGGGAATGGGAGAATCTGGAATGGTAACTCAACCCACAAAGCAGACTAAGAATTTGATGCAAGGTACTGGAACCCAAAAACATGGTCAGAAGGAAAGAGAAGCATCCAATGTGCAAGAAAAGCATAAACAAGTAAAAGCAACCGAAGAAAATTATCAGGTGGAGGAGTACGAAATAAAATATACAGCAACAAAAGAGGCTTGTGAGCATGATGAAAACATTATGAAATGTGAAGCATCTAATAGACAAACAGCCAATGACGTTCAGCTGGCAACGGGGCTTAGGGAAAATCAGAAGAAACTAAGGGAGGTTGAAAAGCAACAACAGAACGTGAATAGGCAGCACCAATCTGGAAAAATCgaggaaaatagaaaaacacaaCGAGAAGCTTTTGCTATAGGACAAACTGAGCACGAGGAAAAACTGAAAGGTTCTTGGAAGCTGGAAAATATTGACGAAAGATCAAATGTCGCTCTTGAATCGGATTCCAGTGAGGAAAAAGAGGTCTgtaaaagtgaaaatgaaatgaaattaaaacTAGGTAAACGGATTCAGATGAATAAGGGACTGGACGAAGCTCATGAAATAGTAGAAATTGAGAAAAGCCTCAAAAGTTCTTTGGACaatgaagaaagtgatggagcTGTAATACCTGCTTTCAGGTGGGATGAGAATGGAAAACAGCTCAAGGAACACATTGAACTGGAAGCAAATGAGATAAGACTGAAAGAGGCTTCTGAGCAGAGGGAAAACAAGGCATATGGAAAAGATCAAAGTACAAAGAAATTTGAAGATGTTTATGATGGGCACGGAGAAGGAAATAGACTTCAAGAATCAGGAGATGACAAAGGGATTCAGAAAGTTATGAATCAAACTCCAGTGCAAGAACAAATTAATAGGATTCTGAATGAGGCTCAAAAGAAAAAAGTCACTGAGAGCACATCAAGCCAAACATTTTGCATGGAAGGAAGTGTACCAGTATCAAATGAGAATAGTCACCTGGAGCAATCTGAGAATATGGACAAAGATGTTGGTGGAATGGAAAAAGTTAAGGGACCGAACAAGGCTTTGGATGGCAAGGAGAGGAAAGACGTGGGAAACATGAAGAATGCTAAAGCACCTGATGAGACATGGGAAATAGAGTGTGACGAAGATCTAGCAAATCAGTCAGCTTCCATGCATGAAGAATTTATTAGGAAACTGAAGGTATCTAAAGAATCTGTTGCTGACCAAACTATTGCAAAGATGAGAGCTGAATGCAAAGTTGGAGAAAGGCAATTGAAAGAGGTAGGGGTGGAAAATCAACTGGATAACAAAAAATTCAGAGCACCTAAACAAATGACTGCAGGAGATGCAGAGCATTCAGGAACCCAGTCAGAAAAGGAGGAAGACACAATGACAAAGGTCGATTACAGGAGTACAGAAGCAGCTGCTGAAACTGTTGTTCAGGAGACTGTAAATGCTCAGAAAACCGCTCGGTGGTTTCATATTAGTCAATCCACAGAAAGCAAAACTAAGAGTATTAATGAAACTTCTGCAATAATGAAAGATACTGAAAGGATGAGAAGAGAAAGAGAGTCAGAAAAGGATCATCTTAGAAAGATGGAAGAGGATGGGGATAGACAAACAGAACGTGAAAAAGAAGTTGAGAAAGCAATGCTGGAGGCTGAGAGGGAAAGGGAAAGGGAAAAGGATAGGATGGCTGTTGATAGAGCAACTTTGGAGGCTCGGGATAAGGCATATGCTGAAGCTTCTGAAAGGGAAGAAAGGGCTGCATTTGAAAGAGGAACTATGGAAGCACGGTACAAAGCACTGGCTGAGGCCAGGGAAAGACTTGAGAAGGCATGTGCAGAGGCCAGGGACAAGTCATACATTGATAAAGAAACTACAGATGCAAGATTGAAAGCAGAACGTGCTGCTGTAGAAAGAGCAACTGCAGAGGCTCAAGACCGAGCCatggaaaaattaaagaatgaaAGGACTGCGTTTGAATCAAGAGAACGGTTAGAGAGATCTGTATCTGACAATTTTTGTGAAAGACAAGACTCTTTGTCCTCG GATATGCCGGATCCACAGTTTCAGAACTCTAGCTCCTCCACAGGTTCCAGACAACCATATTCACTTTATGGTG CTGCCTCTTTTTCTGAGAGATCAGAAAGAGAAGGTGAATCAGCTCAGAGGTGTAGAGCTAGACTGGAGAGGCATCGCCGAACAGCTGAGCGTGCA GCAAAAGCTTTGGCAGAAAAGAACATGCGTGACCTTCTAGCACAGAAGGAGCAAGCAGAGAAAAAT AGACTATCAGAAACTCTGGATGCTGAAGTAAGGAGGTGGTCAGGTGGAAAAGAAGGAAACTTGCGTGCCTTACTTTCTACACTGCAATAT ATCCTTGGGCCTGATTCTGGGTGGCAATCAATCCCATTGACGGAGGTCATTACTTCTGCTGCTGTGAAGAAAGCTTACAGGAAGGCCACCCTGTGTGTTCATCCTGACAAATTACAGCAACGTGGAGCAAGTATTCAACACAAATACATATGCGAGAAGGTTTTTGATCTTTTGAAG GAAGCTTGGAACAAATTCAACTCCGAGGAGAGGTAA
- the LOC137810246 gene encoding gamma carbonic anhydrase 1, mitochondrial-like — translation MGTLGRAFYAVGFWIRETGQAIDRLGSRLQGNYLFQEQLSRHRPLMNLFDKGPSVHKDAFVAPSASLLGDVHVGPASSIWYGCVLRGDVNGIVIGSGTNIQDNSLVHVAKSNLSGKVLPTIIGDNVTVGHSAVLQGCTVEDEAFIGMGATLLDGVYVEKHAMVAAGALVRQNTRIPYGEVWGGNPARFLRKLTEDEMTFFSQSALNYSNLAQAHADENAKELEETEFVKVLHKKFAPRGEEYDSILGGGQETPAELNLQDNVLLDKAPKA, via the exons ATGGGAACCTTGGGCAGAGCTTTCTACGCCGTCGGATTTTGGATCCGAGAGACCGGCCAAGCCATCGATCGCCTCGGCTCTCGCCTCCAGGGCAACTATCTCTTCCAAGAACAGC TGTCTAGGCATCGACCTCTGATGAATCTCTTCGACAAAGGTCCCTCCGTTCACAAGGATGCGTTTGTGGCCCCCAGTGCCTCTCTCCTCGGCGATGTTCACGTTGGTCCAGCTTCCTCCATCTGGTACGGATGTGTTCTCAGAG GTGATGTTAACGGCATAGTTATTGGATCTGGAACTAATATACAAGACAATTCTCTTGTTCATGTTGCCAAGTCTAATTTAAGTGGAAAAGTCTTGCCAACTATCATTGGAGATAATGTTACTGTTG GTCATAGTGCTGTGTTACAAGGATGTACTGTTGAGGATGAGGCATTTATTGGCATGGGTGCAACCTTGCTTGATGGTGTATATGTCGAGAAACATGCCATGGTTGCTGCTGGAGCCCTTGTTAGGCAGAATACGAGGATTCCTTATGGAGAG GTTTGGGGAGGTAATCCAGCAAGGTTCCTGAGGAAGCTCACAGAAGATGAAATGACCTTCTTCTCACAATCTGCCTTAAATTATTCCAATTTGGCTCAGGCTCATGCTGACGAAAATGCAAAAGAACTAGAGGAGACTGAATTTGTAAAAGTTCTTCACAAGAAATTTGCTCCTCGTGGTGAGGAATATGATTCAATACTAGGTGGTGGTCAAGAAACGCCCGCAGAGCTTAACCTTCAGGATAATGTTTTGCTAGACAAAGCGCCCAAGGcttaa
- the LOC137810247 gene encoding soluble inorganic pyrophosphatase 1-like: MAHHEDSSAWNSGLPHPKLNERILSSLSRRTVAAHPWHDLEIGPGAPSVFNCVVEIGKGSKVKYELDKKSGLIKVDRILYSSVVYPHNYGFIPRTICEDSDPMDVLVLMQEPVLPGSFLRARAIGLMPMIDQGERDDKIIAVCADDPEFRHYTDIKELPPHRLAEIRRFFEEYKKNENKKVDVEDFLPAEAAVDAIKYSMDLYAAYIVESLRH; the protein is encoded by the exons ATGGCTCACCATGAAGATTCAAGTGCATGGAATTCGGGTTTACCTCACCCTAAGCTCAATGAAAGAATACTTTCTTCTCTGTCACGGAGAACTGTTGCTGCTCACCCCTGGCACGACTTAGAGATTG GACCAGGAGCTCCATCAGTTTTCAACTGT GTGGTTGAAATTGGCAAAGGCAGTAAGGTCAAGTATGAGTTGGACAAGAAAAGTGGACTCATAAAG GTTGATCGGATTCTTTACTCATCTGTTGTCTACCCGCACAACTATGGTTTTATCCCAAGAACCATTTGTGAAGACAGTGATCCTATGGACGTGCTGGTTCTAATGCAG GAGCCCGTGCTTCCTGGTTCCTTCCTTCGTGCTCGCGCTATAGGATTAATGCCCATGATTGACCAG GGTGAGAGGGATGACAAGATCATAGCAGTTTGTGCTGATGACCCTGAGTTCCGTCATTACACGGACATCAAGGAGCTTCCTCCACATCGGCTAGCTGAAATCAGAAGATTCTTTGAGGAGT ACAAgaagaatgaaaacaaaaaggTTGACGTTGAGGACTTTCTACCAGCTGAAGCTGCCGTGGATGCCATCAAATACTCCAT GGACTTGTATGCTGCTTACATAGTTGAGAGCTTGAGGCACTAA
- the LOC137809588 gene encoding replication factor C subunit 3-like — protein MALLREIYGDACCNLSHDLRHFPIQDQRLKKVSVPITSSPHHMELDVNSEPNAKYALMGLIKEISNIYAIAPEVSNINFKSDFKVMVLYEVHKAVDNIQHIIKWIVDRYSDVCKLVLCCEDDADIIEPVKNRFKTIQVDAPQTHEVVEVLMQIAKNENFDLSMNFAAKIATKSKQNLRKAIMALEACKAHNYPFSEEQPISVVWEEIVIEVATEILADPSFSRLLSIRGKFQMLLLDFVQPKLILQKLVEHLLERIEANLKRELYYWHAYYDRRLPPGIAALLKLEEFVAKFMSMCRKNSGNRQYV, from the exons ATGGCTCTTCTTCGAGAAATATATGGTGATGCATGTTGTAAT TTATCTCATGATCTAAGACACTTCCCTATTCAG GATCAAAGGCTTAAGAAAGTGTCTGTCCCCATAACATCAAGTCCTCATCACATGGAGCTAGATGTAAATTCTGAACCAAATGCTAAATATGCTTTAATGGGATTAATCAAAGAAATTAGCAATATATATGCGATTGCCCCTGAAGTCAGCAATATTAATTTCAAGTCAGATTTTAAAG TAATGGTTCTTTATGAGGTCCACAAAGCAGTAGATAACATCCAGCACATTATCAAATGGATTGTAGACCGCTATTCGGATGTATGCAAATTAGTACTCTGCTGTGAAGATGATGCAGACATTATTGAACCTGTAAAAAATCGGTTCAAAACTATCCAAGTTGATGCTCCTCAAACTCACGAA GTTGTTGAGGTTCTTATGCAGATagcaaagaatgagaattttGATCTGTCCATGAACTTTGCTGCGAAGATTGCAACAAAATCTAAGCAGAACCTCAGAAAAGCAATCATGGCTCTTGAAGCATGCAAAGCACACAA CTATCCATTTTCAGAAGAACAACCAATTTCAGTTGTATGGGAGGAGATCGTAATAGAAGTTGCCACAGAAATCCTGGCTGATCCATCATTTTCACG CTTACTCTCAATTCGAGGGAAATTTCAAATGCTTCTCTTAGATTTTGTCCAGCCGAAATTGATTCTCCAG AAACTCGTAGAACATCTCCTAGAAAGAATTGAAGCCAACTTAAAAAGAGAGTTATACTACTGGCATGCCTATTAT GACAGAAGACTTCCACCAGGAATAGCAGCTTTACTAAAATTAGAAG AATTTGTGGCGAAGTTCATGAGCATGTGCAGAAAAAACTCTGGCAATCGGCAATATGTGTAG
- the LOC137809865 gene encoding uncharacterized protein: protein MDQSPPYYNRFPQTPNSTKKGRSGYEPSDTETEWQEIPRHERERRNFTLKETKALTLMNKSPMAALHRRHPSRVEHQISSASTASVPRRRHNSKSPYKLPVAEDFAASSGLDTRRNISPLPRPDLGRTVSPFREQRTEKPHNKRSVTAPRLRIQESSHGGISNDTVPKQRGVSPFKAPSVGKINEMIAQVKLSKDPRSDYSSVLESTDSIQPGDLFFSRECNALQGRNSSLPKRLQQCEYFSPRPTVNATRTPSECKGNNGDLNMNILSQSTTGVSSGSTSRKGSGTGKPSSVTSEGSGKTSASMRKFTANRQKNQKDTWFACMRTGNCRTTTKSPERRPIDESSYIERAVVVESLPQFLADKHQPASLNGFICNRQEAQLLKELVCFQILTCASVP from the coding sequence ATGGATCAGTCGCCACCTTATTATAACCGATTTCCTCAGACTCCAAACTCAACGAAGAAGGGACGCAGTGGTTATGAGCCATCGGACACTGAGACCGAGTGGCAAGAGATTCCACGCCAcgaaagagaaagaagaaacttcactttaaaagaaacaaaagcacTTACTCTAATGAACAAAAGTCCCATGGCAGCACTACACAGAAGGCACCCTTCCAGGGTTGAACATCAAATCTCATCAGCTTCAACAGCTTCAGTTCCACGTAGAAGACACAATAGCAAATCACCCTATAAACTTCCCGTGGCAGAAGATTTTGCTGCTTCATCAGGTTTGGATACACGCAGAAATATAAGTCCCTTGCCGAGACCTGACCTTGGAAGAACTGTGTCCCCTTTCAGGGAGCAAAGAACTGAGAAGCCGCacaacaagagatcagtgacTGCTCCCAGATTGAGGATTCAAGAGAGCAGCCATGGAGGGATAAGCAATGACACTGTTCCAAAGCAAAGAGGAGTTTCTCCTTTCAAAGCGCCTTCGGTTGGAAAAATCAACGAAATGATAGCACAGGTGAAGCTATCTAAAGATCCCAGAAGTGATTATTCATCGGTGCTTGAAAGCACTGATTCCATTCAACCCGGTGACCTTTTCTTTTCTCGTGAATGCAATGCCTTGCAAGGGAGGAATTCTTCGTTGCCAAAACGCCTCCAACAGTGCGAGTATTTCAGTCCAAGGCCAACGGTGAACGCCACGAGAACCCCATCTGAATGCAAAGGAAATAATGGTGATCTTAACATGAATATCTTGTCTCAATCAACCACGGGTGTGAGTTCTGGTTCCACGAGTAGAAAGGGCAGTGGCACTGGGAAGCCAAGTAGTGTAACAAGCGAAGGTAGTGGAAAGACAAGTGCAAGCATGAGGAAATTCACAGCTAACAGACAAAAGAACCAGAAAGATACATGGTTTGCTTGCATGAGAACAGGTAACTGTAGAACCACTACAAAATCTCCTGAACGTCGACCTATTGACGAATCTTCTTACATTGAGAGAGCAGTGGTAGTGGAAAGCCTCCCACAATTCTTGGCAGATAAGCACCAACCTGCTTCACTTAATGGCTTCATTTGCAACAGACAAGAAGCTCAACTTCTGAAGGAATTGGTATGTTTCCAAATACTCACATGTGCCTCTGTCCCTTAA